The following proteins are co-located in the Telopea speciosissima isolate NSW1024214 ecotype Mountain lineage chromosome 9, Tspe_v1, whole genome shotgun sequence genome:
- the LOC122640424 gene encoding protein SCAR3-like isoform X1 — translation MPLARVVVRNEYGLGAPELYNAANGEDPKAILNGVAISGLVGILRQLGDLAEFASEVFHDLQEQVMATASRNHKMMVRVQQIEAALPPLEKAVMSQSSCIHFAYTTGSYWHHKIQTEQNHLIYSDLPQFIVDSYEECRDPPCLNLLDRFDSGGSGACMKRYSDPSFFKRVLASSVSTDADKVQRENKAHKSKKRGSRHRNGEISRVGSMPRHSGRMQFASPKIYGQRSAPETVSLFNVRSNSELHDRSSSFDSRNKSSFMESVFDGSSSMRTDNEGNNVFLTSRLKIQCTETLDSVLPEKQNGPAVDDLPHSSLKEQSTTNTSIATWDEKSEIVKSEIQQCDSIIDDQFEASELHPVSSGISKLGKETSILGYADSEDVLFIDVNMPKSVSVGNQFDEIESELDNYMDALNTMDSEVESDLECQTKREVDFTSNFENTQVECESAIMEKNGQNADSFDTEHCTASYSPLNKKMSQNSVNLIAVECLPHPEAPQITGMSCPSPDGPARTDFCENNDIPNVSRENGSGSESVSSDPSPSSIPNSHAPFGDKIESSLSNSQESHIETPSTSPNKFWTNGGLLGLEPSKPPDCSLSNVPSQTSLGDMNDGSCNVSRHGVMPISHSDESVGKLEKELDSVGGIFRSPNIVHTTEVHLVRNVENNMVQIINQSRSSKSGNDNQNDDDSRKKVPCESIVPETNLEKSEGSHHSISSHAPELPVAPVVKTPFDEVHRKNTESSSNMYDLGHRLLVNGFRRKASLDETSEPACLVKVGPVMLQDPLCNEQMKGKARVEHQTALETTPKEETDCESPENSPSSPPLGHMKISFHSINGFETSKLKLKFPDRSYFHENIRDVIFPSFQLLPEPSTPKQDIDSESDDDTFCRSSPCMPEDMLSHHSESSSEQWESGDSTGSKGHEVHDALHRVSSTESISASLELQGLIPSYPCCGLKDPVTENGLEHFHSSPSLDLPSFGVLNPLKNQHVSISNSVSKEFLQSQLKYPNETLAPPPPLPPLRWRTMKPHLAVVEDKQRENSEAANHPNDLLVPVSNNSQKFIPAPPKQPHIKERNEHPLNNKQKVNKHTEVSQTTNVKEVDEREDLLYQIRTKQFSLRRTIPPRQSITPDPPTNVKVAAILKKANAIRQACVGSDEGEDEKWSDG, via the exons GTTCTTACTGGCATCACAAAATTCAAACAGAACAAAATCATCTTATCTACAGTGACCTGCCACAATTCATTGTGGATTCTTATGAAGAATGTCGTGATCCACCATGTCTCAACTTGCTTGACAG atTTGACAGCGGTGGTTCAGGAGCATGTATGAAAAGATATTCAGATCCATCCTTTTTTAAGAGAGTACTGGCTAGTTCGGTATCCACAGATGCTGATAAAGTTCAAAGAGAAAATAAGGCTCATAAAAGTAAG AAAAGAGGATCAAGGCACAGGAATGGAGAAATCTCACGTGTTGGGTCAATGCCCCGTCACAGTGGAAG AATGCAATTTGCTTCCCCAAAAATATACGGCCAAAGATCTGCTCCTGAGACAGTCTCTTTGTTCAATGTGAGATCAAATTCAGAACTGCACGATCGTTCATCATCTTTTGATTCAAGAAATAAATCAAGTTTTATGGAATCTGTTTTTGATGGAAGTTCTTCCATGCGGACCGACAATGAGGGAAACAACGTATTTCTTACTTCAAGGTTGAAGATACAGTGCACTGAAACCCTTGATTCTGTTCTTCCTGAAAAACAAAATGGACCTGCAGTTGATGATTTGCCACATAGCTCATTGAAAGAGCAAAGCACCACCAATACATCTATTGCTACTTGGGATGAAAAGTCAGAAATAGTAAAATCTGAGATTCAACAATGTGACAGTATTATTGATGACCAGTTTGAAGCTTCAGAGTTGCACCCGGTAAGCTCTGGAATCAGTAAGTTGGGAAAGGAAACTTCAATTCTTGGATATGCTGATTCAGAAGATGTCTTGTTTATTGATGTAAACATGCCAAAATCAGTCTCTGTTGGGAATCAGTTTGATGAGATTGAAAGTGAGCTAGACAATTACATGGATGCACTTAATACTATGGATTCAGAAGTTGAGAGTGACTTGGAGTGCCAGACCAAACGAGAAGTAGATTTCACCTCAAACTTTGAAAATACTCAAGTGGAATGTGAATCTGCCATAATGGAAAAGAATGGTCAGAATGCAGATTCATTTGATACTGAGCATTGTACTGCATCTTACAGTCCCTTGAACAAAAAAATGTCTCAGAACTCTGTCAACTTGATAGCTGTGGAGTGTTTGCCCCATCCAGAGGCACCGCAAATTACTGGGATGTCTTGTCCTAGTCCAGATGGCCCAGCGAGAACCGACTTTTGTGAAAATAATGACATCCCTAATGTTTCAAGAGAAAATGGGTCTGGGTCTGAATCAGTTAGCTCTGATCCATCACCCTCCAGCATTCCCAATTCACATGCTCCTTTTGGTGATAAGATTGAAAGCAGCCTGTCCAACTCTCAAGAATCGCATATTGAAACTCCAAGTACATCTCCAAATAAGTTTTGGACAAATGGTGGCTTGTTAGGACTTGAGCCATCAAAACCTCCAGATTGCAGTTTATCAAATGTTCCAAGTCAGACTTCTCTGGGTGATATGAATGATGGCTCATGTAATGTTTCAAGACATGGTGTTATGCCAATATCCCATTCTGATGAATCTGTAGGGAAACTAGAAAAGGAGCTGGACTCTGTTGGAGGAATATTTAGATCACCTAATATTGTCCACACAACTGAGGTTCACTTGGTCAGAAACGTGGAAAACAACATGGTCCAAATAATCAATCAATCTCGAAGCTCCAAATCAGGCAATGATAACCAAAATGATGATGACTCCAGGAAAAAGGTTCCTTGTGAATCCATTGTCCCAGAGACCAATCTTGAGAAATCTGAAGGTTCACATCATAGCATCTCTAGTCATGCACCTGAGTTGCCAGTTGCACCAGTTGTCAAAACCCCATTTGACGAAGTCCACCGAAAAAATACTGAGAGTTCATCCAATATGTATGATCTTGGCCACAGATTACTGGTAAATGGTTTCCGAAGGAAAGCATCACTTGATGAGACATCTGAACCTGCTTGCTTGGTGAAAGTTGGTCCAGTAATGTTGCAGGACCCTCTTTGCAATGAGCAGATGAAAGGGAAAGCCAGAGTTGAACATCAAACTGCTCTTGAAACAACTCCAAAAGAAGAAACTGATTGTGAATCCCCGGAAAATTCGCCTTCCTCACCACCATTAGGACATATGAAGATCTCATTCCACTCTATAAATGGCTTTGAGACTTccaaactgaaactaaaattTCCTGATAGAAGTTATTTCCATGAAAATATTAGAGATGTTATATTTCCTTCATTCCAGTTACTTCCAGAGCCTTCCACTCCAAAGCAGGATATTGATTCGGAGTCTGATGATGACACATTCTGTAGATCATCTCCATGTATGCCTGAAGATATGCTTAGCCATCATTCTGAATCAAGTTCTGAGCAGTGGGAATCTGGTGACTCCACTGGAAGTAAGGGCCATGAAGTACATGATGCTTTACACAGAGTCTCGTCAACTGAATCCATCTCTGCCTCCTTGGAACTGCAGGGGCTGATACCTTCTTATCCTTGTTGTGGATTAAAAGACCCAGTAACCGAGAATGGCCTAGAACATTTTCATTCAAGTCCTTCACTTGATCTTCCAAGTTTTGGTGTGTTGAATCCTTTAAAAAATCAGCATGTAAGTATAAGCAATTCTGTTTCAAAGGAGTTCCTACAATCACAATTGAAGTACCCTAATGAAACACTGGCACCACCGCCTCCACTACCTCCATTGCGATGGCGCACAATGAAGCCCCACTTGGCTGTAGTGGAAGATAAACAACGGGAGAACTCTGAAGCTGCCAATCATCCAAATGATCTGCTAGTTCCAGTGTCAAACAATTCTCAGAAATTCATTCCAGCTCCACCGAAGCAACCACATATTAAGGAGCGCAATGAACACCCACTAAATAACAAG CAGAAGGTTAATAAACACACAGAAGTTAGTCAGACTACAAATGTGAAGGAAGTGGATGAGAGGGAAGATTTACTGTATCAAATCAGAACAAAG CAATTCAGCCTCAGGCGTACAATACCTCCAAGGCAGTCCATCACACCAGATCCGCCAACCAATGTCAAGGTAGCTGCCATTTTGAAGAAGGCAAATGCAATCCGCCAG GCTTGTGTGGGAAGTGACGAGGGAGAAGATGAGAAGTGGAGTGATGGTTGA
- the LOC122640424 gene encoding protein SCAR3-like isoform X2 — protein MPLARVVVRNEYGLGAPELYNAANGEDPKAILNGVAISGLVGILRQLGDLAEFASEVFHDLQEQVMATASRNHKMMVRVQQIEAALPPLEKAVMSQSSCIHFAYTTGSYWHHKIQTEQNHLIYSDLPQFIVDSYEECRDPPCLNLLDRFDSGGSGACMKRYSDPSFFKRVLASSVSTDADKVQRENKAHKSKKRGSRHRNGEISRVGSMPRHSGRMQFASPKIYGQRSAPETVSLFNVRSNSELHDRSSSFDSRNKSSFMESVFDGSSSMRTDNEGNNVFLTSRLKIQCTETLDSVLPEKQNGPAVDDLPHSSLKEQSTTNTSIATWDEKSEIVKSEIQQCDSIIDDQFEASELHPVSSGISKLGKETSILGYADSEDVLFIDVNMPKSVSVGNQFDEIESELDNYMDALNTMDSEVESDLECQTKREVDFTSNFENTQVECESAIMEKNGQNADSFDTEHCTASYSPLNKKMSQNSVNLIAVECLPHPEAPQITGMSCPSPDGPARTDFCENNDIPNVSRENGSGSESVSSDPSPSSIPNSHAPFGDKIESSLSNSQESHIETPSTSPNKFWTNGGLLGLEPSKPPDCSLSNVPSQTSLGDMNDGSCNVSRHGVMPISHSDESVGKLEKELDSVGGIFRSPNIVHTTEVHLVRNVENNMVQIINQSRSSKSGNDNQNDDDSRKKVPCESIVPETNLEKSEGSHHSISSHAPELPVAPVVKTPFDEVHRKNTESSSNMYDLGHRLLVNGFRRKASLDETSEPACLVKVGPVMLQDPLCNEQMKGKARVEHQTALETTPKEETDCESPENSPSSPPLGHMKISFHSINGFETSKLKLKFPDRSYFHENIRDVIFPSFQLLPEPSTPKQDIDSESDDDTFCRSSPCMPEDMLSHHSESSSEQWESGDSTGSKGHEVHDALHRVSSTESISASLELQGLIPSYPCCGLKDPVTENGLEHFHSSPSLDLPSFGVLNPLKNQHVSISNSVSKEFLQSQLKYPNETLAPPPPLPPLRWRTMKPHLAVVEDKQRENSEAANHPNDLLVPVSNNSQKFIPAPPKQPHIKERNEHPLNNKKVNKHTEVSQTTNVKEVDEREDLLYQIRTKQFSLRRTIPPRQSITPDPPTNVKVAAILKKANAIRQACVGSDEGEDEKWSDG, from the exons GTTCTTACTGGCATCACAAAATTCAAACAGAACAAAATCATCTTATCTACAGTGACCTGCCACAATTCATTGTGGATTCTTATGAAGAATGTCGTGATCCACCATGTCTCAACTTGCTTGACAG atTTGACAGCGGTGGTTCAGGAGCATGTATGAAAAGATATTCAGATCCATCCTTTTTTAAGAGAGTACTGGCTAGTTCGGTATCCACAGATGCTGATAAAGTTCAAAGAGAAAATAAGGCTCATAAAAGTAAG AAAAGAGGATCAAGGCACAGGAATGGAGAAATCTCACGTGTTGGGTCAATGCCCCGTCACAGTGGAAG AATGCAATTTGCTTCCCCAAAAATATACGGCCAAAGATCTGCTCCTGAGACAGTCTCTTTGTTCAATGTGAGATCAAATTCAGAACTGCACGATCGTTCATCATCTTTTGATTCAAGAAATAAATCAAGTTTTATGGAATCTGTTTTTGATGGAAGTTCTTCCATGCGGACCGACAATGAGGGAAACAACGTATTTCTTACTTCAAGGTTGAAGATACAGTGCACTGAAACCCTTGATTCTGTTCTTCCTGAAAAACAAAATGGACCTGCAGTTGATGATTTGCCACATAGCTCATTGAAAGAGCAAAGCACCACCAATACATCTATTGCTACTTGGGATGAAAAGTCAGAAATAGTAAAATCTGAGATTCAACAATGTGACAGTATTATTGATGACCAGTTTGAAGCTTCAGAGTTGCACCCGGTAAGCTCTGGAATCAGTAAGTTGGGAAAGGAAACTTCAATTCTTGGATATGCTGATTCAGAAGATGTCTTGTTTATTGATGTAAACATGCCAAAATCAGTCTCTGTTGGGAATCAGTTTGATGAGATTGAAAGTGAGCTAGACAATTACATGGATGCACTTAATACTATGGATTCAGAAGTTGAGAGTGACTTGGAGTGCCAGACCAAACGAGAAGTAGATTTCACCTCAAACTTTGAAAATACTCAAGTGGAATGTGAATCTGCCATAATGGAAAAGAATGGTCAGAATGCAGATTCATTTGATACTGAGCATTGTACTGCATCTTACAGTCCCTTGAACAAAAAAATGTCTCAGAACTCTGTCAACTTGATAGCTGTGGAGTGTTTGCCCCATCCAGAGGCACCGCAAATTACTGGGATGTCTTGTCCTAGTCCAGATGGCCCAGCGAGAACCGACTTTTGTGAAAATAATGACATCCCTAATGTTTCAAGAGAAAATGGGTCTGGGTCTGAATCAGTTAGCTCTGATCCATCACCCTCCAGCATTCCCAATTCACATGCTCCTTTTGGTGATAAGATTGAAAGCAGCCTGTCCAACTCTCAAGAATCGCATATTGAAACTCCAAGTACATCTCCAAATAAGTTTTGGACAAATGGTGGCTTGTTAGGACTTGAGCCATCAAAACCTCCAGATTGCAGTTTATCAAATGTTCCAAGTCAGACTTCTCTGGGTGATATGAATGATGGCTCATGTAATGTTTCAAGACATGGTGTTATGCCAATATCCCATTCTGATGAATCTGTAGGGAAACTAGAAAAGGAGCTGGACTCTGTTGGAGGAATATTTAGATCACCTAATATTGTCCACACAACTGAGGTTCACTTGGTCAGAAACGTGGAAAACAACATGGTCCAAATAATCAATCAATCTCGAAGCTCCAAATCAGGCAATGATAACCAAAATGATGATGACTCCAGGAAAAAGGTTCCTTGTGAATCCATTGTCCCAGAGACCAATCTTGAGAAATCTGAAGGTTCACATCATAGCATCTCTAGTCATGCACCTGAGTTGCCAGTTGCACCAGTTGTCAAAACCCCATTTGACGAAGTCCACCGAAAAAATACTGAGAGTTCATCCAATATGTATGATCTTGGCCACAGATTACTGGTAAATGGTTTCCGAAGGAAAGCATCACTTGATGAGACATCTGAACCTGCTTGCTTGGTGAAAGTTGGTCCAGTAATGTTGCAGGACCCTCTTTGCAATGAGCAGATGAAAGGGAAAGCCAGAGTTGAACATCAAACTGCTCTTGAAACAACTCCAAAAGAAGAAACTGATTGTGAATCCCCGGAAAATTCGCCTTCCTCACCACCATTAGGACATATGAAGATCTCATTCCACTCTATAAATGGCTTTGAGACTTccaaactgaaactaaaattTCCTGATAGAAGTTATTTCCATGAAAATATTAGAGATGTTATATTTCCTTCATTCCAGTTACTTCCAGAGCCTTCCACTCCAAAGCAGGATATTGATTCGGAGTCTGATGATGACACATTCTGTAGATCATCTCCATGTATGCCTGAAGATATGCTTAGCCATCATTCTGAATCAAGTTCTGAGCAGTGGGAATCTGGTGACTCCACTGGAAGTAAGGGCCATGAAGTACATGATGCTTTACACAGAGTCTCGTCAACTGAATCCATCTCTGCCTCCTTGGAACTGCAGGGGCTGATACCTTCTTATCCTTGTTGTGGATTAAAAGACCCAGTAACCGAGAATGGCCTAGAACATTTTCATTCAAGTCCTTCACTTGATCTTCCAAGTTTTGGTGTGTTGAATCCTTTAAAAAATCAGCATGTAAGTATAAGCAATTCTGTTTCAAAGGAGTTCCTACAATCACAATTGAAGTACCCTAATGAAACACTGGCACCACCGCCTCCACTACCTCCATTGCGATGGCGCACAATGAAGCCCCACTTGGCTGTAGTGGAAGATAAACAACGGGAGAACTCTGAAGCTGCCAATCATCCAAATGATCTGCTAGTTCCAGTGTCAAACAATTCTCAGAAATTCATTCCAGCTCCACCGAAGCAACCACATATTAAGGAGCGCAATGAACACCCACTAAATAACAAG AAGGTTAATAAACACACAGAAGTTAGTCAGACTACAAATGTGAAGGAAGTGGATGAGAGGGAAGATTTACTGTATCAAATCAGAACAAAG CAATTCAGCCTCAGGCGTACAATACCTCCAAGGCAGTCCATCACACCAGATCCGCCAACCAATGTCAAGGTAGCTGCCATTTTGAAGAAGGCAAATGCAATCCGCCAG GCTTGTGTGGGAAGTGACGAGGGAGAAGATGAGAAGTGGAGTGATGGTTGA
- the LOC122640424 gene encoding SCAR-like protein 2 isoform X3, translating into MLIKFKEKIRLIKKRGSRHRNGEISRVGSMPRHSGRMQFASPKIYGQRSAPETVSLFNVRSNSELHDRSSSFDSRNKSSFMESVFDGSSSMRTDNEGNNVFLTSRLKIQCTETLDSVLPEKQNGPAVDDLPHSSLKEQSTTNTSIATWDEKSEIVKSEIQQCDSIIDDQFEASELHPVSSGISKLGKETSILGYADSEDVLFIDVNMPKSVSVGNQFDEIESELDNYMDALNTMDSEVESDLECQTKREVDFTSNFENTQVECESAIMEKNGQNADSFDTEHCTASYSPLNKKMSQNSVNLIAVECLPHPEAPQITGMSCPSPDGPARTDFCENNDIPNVSRENGSGSESVSSDPSPSSIPNSHAPFGDKIESSLSNSQESHIETPSTSPNKFWTNGGLLGLEPSKPPDCSLSNVPSQTSLGDMNDGSCNVSRHGVMPISHSDESVGKLEKELDSVGGIFRSPNIVHTTEVHLVRNVENNMVQIINQSRSSKSGNDNQNDDDSRKKVPCESIVPETNLEKSEGSHHSISSHAPELPVAPVVKTPFDEVHRKNTESSSNMYDLGHRLLVNGFRRKASLDETSEPACLVKVGPVMLQDPLCNEQMKGKARVEHQTALETTPKEETDCESPENSPSSPPLGHMKISFHSINGFETSKLKLKFPDRSYFHENIRDVIFPSFQLLPEPSTPKQDIDSESDDDTFCRSSPCMPEDMLSHHSESSSEQWESGDSTGSKGHEVHDALHRVSSTESISASLELQGLIPSYPCCGLKDPVTENGLEHFHSSPSLDLPSFGVLNPLKNQHVSISNSVSKEFLQSQLKYPNETLAPPPPLPPLRWRTMKPHLAVVEDKQRENSEAANHPNDLLVPVSNNSQKFIPAPPKQPHIKERNEHPLNNKQKVNKHTEVSQTTNVKEVDEREDLLYQIRTKQFSLRRTIPPRQSITPDPPTNVKVAAILKKANAIRQACVGSDEGEDEKWSDG; encoded by the exons ATGCTGATAAAGTTCAAAGAGAAAATAAGGCTCATAAAA AAAAGAGGATCAAGGCACAGGAATGGAGAAATCTCACGTGTTGGGTCAATGCCCCGTCACAGTGGAAG AATGCAATTTGCTTCCCCAAAAATATACGGCCAAAGATCTGCTCCTGAGACAGTCTCTTTGTTCAATGTGAGATCAAATTCAGAACTGCACGATCGTTCATCATCTTTTGATTCAAGAAATAAATCAAGTTTTATGGAATCTGTTTTTGATGGAAGTTCTTCCATGCGGACCGACAATGAGGGAAACAACGTATTTCTTACTTCAAGGTTGAAGATACAGTGCACTGAAACCCTTGATTCTGTTCTTCCTGAAAAACAAAATGGACCTGCAGTTGATGATTTGCCACATAGCTCATTGAAAGAGCAAAGCACCACCAATACATCTATTGCTACTTGGGATGAAAAGTCAGAAATAGTAAAATCTGAGATTCAACAATGTGACAGTATTATTGATGACCAGTTTGAAGCTTCAGAGTTGCACCCGGTAAGCTCTGGAATCAGTAAGTTGGGAAAGGAAACTTCAATTCTTGGATATGCTGATTCAGAAGATGTCTTGTTTATTGATGTAAACATGCCAAAATCAGTCTCTGTTGGGAATCAGTTTGATGAGATTGAAAGTGAGCTAGACAATTACATGGATGCACTTAATACTATGGATTCAGAAGTTGAGAGTGACTTGGAGTGCCAGACCAAACGAGAAGTAGATTTCACCTCAAACTTTGAAAATACTCAAGTGGAATGTGAATCTGCCATAATGGAAAAGAATGGTCAGAATGCAGATTCATTTGATACTGAGCATTGTACTGCATCTTACAGTCCCTTGAACAAAAAAATGTCTCAGAACTCTGTCAACTTGATAGCTGTGGAGTGTTTGCCCCATCCAGAGGCACCGCAAATTACTGGGATGTCTTGTCCTAGTCCAGATGGCCCAGCGAGAACCGACTTTTGTGAAAATAATGACATCCCTAATGTTTCAAGAGAAAATGGGTCTGGGTCTGAATCAGTTAGCTCTGATCCATCACCCTCCAGCATTCCCAATTCACATGCTCCTTTTGGTGATAAGATTGAAAGCAGCCTGTCCAACTCTCAAGAATCGCATATTGAAACTCCAAGTACATCTCCAAATAAGTTTTGGACAAATGGTGGCTTGTTAGGACTTGAGCCATCAAAACCTCCAGATTGCAGTTTATCAAATGTTCCAAGTCAGACTTCTCTGGGTGATATGAATGATGGCTCATGTAATGTTTCAAGACATGGTGTTATGCCAATATCCCATTCTGATGAATCTGTAGGGAAACTAGAAAAGGAGCTGGACTCTGTTGGAGGAATATTTAGATCACCTAATATTGTCCACACAACTGAGGTTCACTTGGTCAGAAACGTGGAAAACAACATGGTCCAAATAATCAATCAATCTCGAAGCTCCAAATCAGGCAATGATAACCAAAATGATGATGACTCCAGGAAAAAGGTTCCTTGTGAATCCATTGTCCCAGAGACCAATCTTGAGAAATCTGAAGGTTCACATCATAGCATCTCTAGTCATGCACCTGAGTTGCCAGTTGCACCAGTTGTCAAAACCCCATTTGACGAAGTCCACCGAAAAAATACTGAGAGTTCATCCAATATGTATGATCTTGGCCACAGATTACTGGTAAATGGTTTCCGAAGGAAAGCATCACTTGATGAGACATCTGAACCTGCTTGCTTGGTGAAAGTTGGTCCAGTAATGTTGCAGGACCCTCTTTGCAATGAGCAGATGAAAGGGAAAGCCAGAGTTGAACATCAAACTGCTCTTGAAACAACTCCAAAAGAAGAAACTGATTGTGAATCCCCGGAAAATTCGCCTTCCTCACCACCATTAGGACATATGAAGATCTCATTCCACTCTATAAATGGCTTTGAGACTTccaaactgaaactaaaattTCCTGATAGAAGTTATTTCCATGAAAATATTAGAGATGTTATATTTCCTTCATTCCAGTTACTTCCAGAGCCTTCCACTCCAAAGCAGGATATTGATTCGGAGTCTGATGATGACACATTCTGTAGATCATCTCCATGTATGCCTGAAGATATGCTTAGCCATCATTCTGAATCAAGTTCTGAGCAGTGGGAATCTGGTGACTCCACTGGAAGTAAGGGCCATGAAGTACATGATGCTTTACACAGAGTCTCGTCAACTGAATCCATCTCTGCCTCCTTGGAACTGCAGGGGCTGATACCTTCTTATCCTTGTTGTGGATTAAAAGACCCAGTAACCGAGAATGGCCTAGAACATTTTCATTCAAGTCCTTCACTTGATCTTCCAAGTTTTGGTGTGTTGAATCCTTTAAAAAATCAGCATGTAAGTATAAGCAATTCTGTTTCAAAGGAGTTCCTACAATCACAATTGAAGTACCCTAATGAAACACTGGCACCACCGCCTCCACTACCTCCATTGCGATGGCGCACAATGAAGCCCCACTTGGCTGTAGTGGAAGATAAACAACGGGAGAACTCTGAAGCTGCCAATCATCCAAATGATCTGCTAGTTCCAGTGTCAAACAATTCTCAGAAATTCATTCCAGCTCCACCGAAGCAACCACATATTAAGGAGCGCAATGAACACCCACTAAATAACAAG CAGAAGGTTAATAAACACACAGAAGTTAGTCAGACTACAAATGTGAAGGAAGTGGATGAGAGGGAAGATTTACTGTATCAAATCAGAACAAAG CAATTCAGCCTCAGGCGTACAATACCTCCAAGGCAGTCCATCACACCAGATCCGCCAACCAATGTCAAGGTAGCTGCCATTTTGAAGAAGGCAAATGCAATCCGCCAG GCTTGTGTGGGAAGTGACGAGGGAGAAGATGAGAAGTGGAGTGATGGTTGA